In one Nicotiana tomentosiformis chromosome 6, ASM39032v3, whole genome shotgun sequence genomic region, the following are encoded:
- the LOC138893945 gene encoding uncharacterized protein yields the protein MRRYCPHLTGGPIQQRGQATTSAPVTSPPMQSGRDGTQAVQDRPRRGGRSGCGQALCYAFLTWAEVVDSDVVITGIVSVCHKDTLVLFDPRSTYSYVSSYFARYLDTPRDSLVILVHVSIMVGDSIIGDRVYRSCVVTIGRLETRVDLFLLSIVDVDVIVGMDWLPPCHATLDYHAKTVTLAMPGFPKVE from the coding sequence ATGAGGAGGTATTGTCCCCATCTTACCGGAGGTCCTATTCAGCAGAGAGGACAAGCTACTacttccgcaccagttacttcaccacccatgCAGTCAGGTCGGGATGGGACTCAAGCAGTTCAGGATCGCCCCAGaaggggaggtcgatcaggttgCGGTCAGGCTCTATGCTATGCTTTTCTCACTTGGGCAGAGGTAGTTGattctgatgttgtgatcacaggtattgtttcagtgtgccataaGGATACTTTAGTACTATTTGATCCtagatccacttattcatatgtgtcatcatactttgctcgttatttggatacaCCACGTGATTCTTTAGTTATACTTGTGCATGTATCTATAatggtgggtgattctattattggggaccgtgtgtatcggtcatgtgtggtgactattgggcgATTGGAGACAAGAGTTGATCTTTTTCTGCTTAGCATAGTTGATGTTGACGTGATtgtaggcatggattggttgccACCATGTCATGCTACTCTGGATTATCACGCGAAGACCGTGACGTTAGCGATGCCGGGATTTCCTAAGGTTGAGTAG